The sequence GTTCTCCACCGGATAATGTTCCAGCTAGCTGTTTCTTTCTCTCCAGAAGACGGGGGAAAGTAGAATATACCTTCTCGAAGTCAGCTCCGAGGCTATCCGAGTTCTGTAAATAAGCTCCGAGCTCCAGATTCTCTTCCACAGACATATTGGCAAACACCCGTCTACCTTCTGGACAGTGGATAAGTCCCTGCTTCACGATGGACTGTATGCTTTGATTCGTAATCGATTTGCCCAAAAATTCAATACTGCCTGTCTTCGGTTTAAGCAACCCCGAAAGCGTCTTGAGCAACGTTGATTTGCCGGCGCCATTGGCGCCAATCAGGGTTACGATCTCACCTTCATTAACGGTAATGCTCAAATCCTTTATAGCATGAATAGCTCCGTAATATACGTTGATTCCTTGTACTGTAAGCATAGTCCGCTACGCCTCCTGTCCCAGATATGCTTCGATGACCTTAGGGTTGTTCCGTATTTCAACAGGTGAGCCATCTGCAATCAGCATCCCGCGGTCCAGCACATAGATTCGGTCGCATACCCCCATAACCAGTGACATGTCATGCTCTATTAACAGGATGGTGAGATCGAATTCCTCACGAATCCAAGCAATTAGATTCATCAAATCACGCGTCTCATTCGGGTTCATGCCTGCAGCTGGTTCATCCAGCAGCAGCAGCTTGGGACCCGCAGCAAGCGCACGAGCGATTTCCAAGCGCCGCTGGTTGCCATAGCTCATATTGCCGGCTAACTCGTCGAATTGATCGGCCAGATTAAATATTTTTAGAATATCCATTGCCTTCTGGGTAATTTCTCCCTCACCGCTGAAATGCTTAGGCAGACGGAGCATCGATGTGAACATCGAATGTTTGGCATGCTGATGAAAGGCAATCTTGACGTTATCAAGGACCGTCATAGCGGTGAATAAACGGATATTCTGAAAGGTACGTGCCGCACCTTTTCGATTAATCCGGAAAGGTTTCATACCGCCTACAGACTCATTATTCAGAATAATACTGCCGCTAGAAGGCGGGTAAACACCAGTCAGCAGGTTGAATAGTGTTGTTTTGCCGGCACCGTTCGGTCCAATAAGTCCAATCAATTCACCTTTATTAATATGGAGGGACACCTCACTCAGCGCCTTTAGTCCTCCAAAGGAACGACTGGCTTGTTGGACATCAAGAAGCACTTCAGCTGTTGATGCTGTCACTTGGCTTCGCCTCCTTTTTGGCAAATTTCTTGAATGAGAAGCCTGTGCTGCCCAAAAGTCCTTTCGGACGGAAAATCATCATCAGAATTAGAATTGCGGAATAGATAATCATCCGTAGCTCTGGGTATTCCTGTAGTGCAGTGAAGAGTACTGTTAACACAATTGCGCCTACGATTGCTCCAGACGTACTCCCCAATCCGCCTAGTACAACCATAACCAGAATTTCGAACGACTTCAGAAAGTTAAAGCTGCCTGGATTAATAACATAGAACTTATGAGCGGATAGACCACCAGCTATGCCTGCGAATAATGCGCCGAGAGCAAAGGCAATGATCTTGTACAAAGTGGTATTAATCCCCATAGCTTCGGCGGCAATTTCATTCTCCCGAATGGCTATACAAGCCCGACCGTGGCTGGAATTGATGAAGTTATTAATTACAACTATCGTAACCAGCGTGAAGAGAAACATAATCGTCCAGGTCGTCTGGGTTGGAATACCGCTGAGGCCCGAAGCACCGCCAACATATTCCGTATTGAGCAGCACAATTCGGATAATTTCACCGAAGCCGAGTGTAGCGATCGCCAGATAGTCACCATTAAGCCGCAGTGTCGGAATACCGATCAGCACTCCGAAGAATGCAGCTACCAGTCCCGAAATCACAAGCGCCAAAACGAAAGGAACATCAAAATTCAAGGTCAAGATCGCTGAAACATAAGCACCAATGGACATGAATCCGGCATGGCCGATCGAAAATTGACCCGTTATCCCATTAATCAGGTTAAGAGATACTGCCAGCATAACGTTAATGCAAATCAGAATAAGTGTAGATTCCATAACATCATCAAATATTCCCGTTGTTAGAAGAATCTGAATGGCTCCGTAGAGAACCAAAGCGAACACAATGCCTATCCAAAAAGATTTATTTAGCTTCTTCATCCGGTTATCCCACCTACACTTTCTCGCGGACATTTTTACCAAACAGTCCGGACGGTTTAAAGATAAGGATAAGGATCAATATGGCAAAGGCCACGCCATCACGCCATGAAGAATACCCCAGTGAAGATATTTCTGTTTCTACCGTACCTAGAAGTAGACCCCCAACCAACGCACCTGGTATACTGCCGATCCCGCCAAGTACAGCCGCTACGAAAGCTTTCAGTCCTGGTAGCACACCCATCATCGGGTCAACAGCATTGTAAGTCATTCCAAAAATCACACCTGCTGCTGCGGCTAATGCAGAACCGATAGCGAATGTTGCTGAAATCGTCCGGTCTACGTTAATACCCATAAGTTGCGCTGCCTCCATATCGAAGGAAACTGCCCGCATTGCCTTACCTATCTTCGTTCGGTGTACGATATACTGCAGGATGATCATTAGCACAACTGTTGTGACTAGAGTCATCATTTGATTAGAATCAACCTGAACTGAACTTCCAAATAAGTGGAATTGGTGCTTATTGATAATCTCCGGAAAGCCTTTGGCCTGTGGCCCGAGTAAGTACACCCCAGTGTATTCCAGAAGAAAGGAAACCCCTATTGCTGTAATAAGTACGGCGATACGTGATGCTCTACGCAGTGGCTTGTAAGCCAATCGTTCAATCGTGATGCCAAGCAACGCACTGACAGTCATGGAAATTACAAGCGACAATATCAAGACGATAACCGGAGGGAAACCCACCGATGCAAAATATTTGGCACTAAAAAGTCCGATAAACGAACCTACCATAAATACATCGCCATGTGCAAAATTGATCAGCTTGATAATTCCGTATACCATGGTGTAACCAAGAGCGATCAGAGCATAAATGCTGCCTACGGAAATCCCGTTAATTAACTGCTGAATGAAATACTCCATCGCCATCCCCTTTTCCCATAATAATCATAATTCCCCTTTCTCTACCTTACATTCTCTTTTTTCCTTTATGATGTTATTTATATTAACACAGGGTTATTTCTTCGTCACTAATATTTATGCTTATTTAATACAAAATTCGAATTTCAAGGTTAGGTTATATAACATTAACTGTAGTGTATTTGGGATGTATCTGAACATATTTGATTATTTGCGAGGAATGATGAGAATAACGAAGTAAAATGGAGTTCGTCAACATTTGAATTTATTTCCTTTTTTAATACAATACTTTGTTTTCCCGTAAATAATATAACATTTGTCTCTTTACAGCTTCTATCCGTCAATTAATTAAAGGATTAATGAGTTGCACCATTGAATTATTCGCTAATATTAGTGTGAATTTCACCCTTTTGTTGGAACTAATTATTAAAAAAACGCAAAAAAAGAGCTCCCAGTCGGGAGCTCTTTCATATATTGAAGACTATGTATATTTTGCTAAGTGCCACAAAATGTGGCGGAGAGAGAGGGATTCGAACCCTCGCACCGCTTACGCAGTCTAACCCCTTAGCAGAGGGTCCCCTTATAGCCACTTGGGTATCTCTCCAAGAAAATGGCTCCCCGAACAGGGCTCGAACCTGTGACAACTCGATTAACAGTCGAGTGCTCTACCAACTGAGCTATCAGGGAATAATAATTCATGTCAACATGAAGTAATTTATCATGATTTTGTAGTCTAGTCAAGCGCTCTCAATACCATTCTCCATCTTGCAAAAGGGTGACCCGATTTAGCAGGGCCTCCTGCTCCAACCGTTCCCGCAGGTTCTCCCGGGTGACCAGACAATGGTTGATCGTATCCATGTGAACAGCAATAACCGATGTATAGGGTGCATAGCTGCACAGCTCCACTACGTCCTGTTCATCCATCGTAATAGGTCCACCTGTCAAGAATCGTGCACCGCCAGCATTGATAATCGTCAGCTCGGGATGATTATCATCCAAGGCCTGCTTAACCTCGTCACACCAAATTGTATCTCCAGTAAGATATAACGTAGGTTCGTTTTCTGCCTGAAAAATAAAACCCGATACTTGTCCCATCCGTTTCCCAATCTCACCCGTTCCGTGCTGACCTTTTGTTCTTGTAAGGGTTATATTAGAAATCTTATGTTTGTGGTTAATTTCTGTAATGTGTTCAAAGCCCTGTGCCGCTATTTGCGCCTGATCTCCATCCTGGCACAATAATGGAATATCACGAGAAAGCATGGATATTGCCGCCGTATCCCAGTGATCGGCGTGAAGATGCGTCAGGAGCAGAACATCCGGTTGCAGCCATTGCTCTGCCGGTCCAGGTAAAGAGACCAATGGATTTCTGCGGTCATTCTCCGAATTTATAATGGGTGGATTCGCGCCCTGCTCACTAAGCATCGGATCAATCAAAAATGTAAGACCACCATATTCCAGCCATAATGTCGCATGCCTGATTAGTTGAATTTTCATTCTCTACCCTCTTCCTTTTATATATCTTCTGCTACAATCAATTATAGGTGGATTGATACACAGAATACATGGATAGCAGAAAGAGTTTACCTTGATTTACTTTCATACTGAAAGGAATTATACGATAATGAACCGTACCCTGATAGATGATGTGGATTTTCGCATTTTGCAGCAGCTTATTAATGATTCCACTCTTAGCCACAAAGAAATTGGATTGCAGGTACATATGACAGGCCAGGCAGTTGGCGCACGTATCCGCAGAATGCGCGACTGTGGCATCATAGAGGGCTATACTGTCCGCTGGAATCCGGATAAAATAGGACATGCCGTACATGCTTTGATTACCGTATTTCTGAGCTCCAATACTGTCCATCCGGCCTTTCAGGAGTTCGCCAAAAGCAACAGCAGCGTTGTGGAGACCTACCGCGTCAGCGGAGAGGGCTGCTACTGGATGCGTGTTCACACGGTTAACCAGCAGGATCTTAACGCTTTTCTCGACCAGTTGCTGGAGTTTGGAAATTATAGAGTCAATCTGGCGATGGGCCAGAT comes from Paenibacillus sp. 19GGS1-52 and encodes:
- a CDS encoding branched-chain amino acid ABC transporter permease, coding for MKKLNKSFWIGIVFALVLYGAIQILLTTGIFDDVMESTLILICINVMLAVSLNLINGITGQFSIGHAGFMSIGAYVSAILTLNFDVPFVLALVISGLVAAFFGVLIGIPTLRLNGDYLAIATLGFGEIIRIVLLNTEYVGGASGLSGIPTQTTWTIMFLFTLVTIVVINNFINSSHGRACIAIRENEIAAEAMGINTTLYKIIAFALGALFAGIAGGLSAHKFYVINPGSFNFLKSFEILVMVVLGGLGSTSGAIVGAIVLTVLFTALQEYPELRMIIYSAILILMMIFRPKGLLGSTGFSFKKFAKKEAKPSDSINS
- a CDS encoding Lrp/AsnC family transcriptional regulator is translated as MNRTLIDDVDFRILQQLINDSTLSHKEIGLQVHMTGQAVGARIRRMRDCGIIEGYTVRWNPDKIGHAVHALITVFLSSNTVHPAFQEFAKSNSSVVETYRVSGEGCYWMRVHTVNQQDLNAFLDQLLEFGNYRVNLAMGQIK
- a CDS encoding ABC transporter ATP-binding protein, which gives rise to MTASTAEVLLDVQQASRSFGGLKALSEVSLHINKGELIGLIGPNGAGKTTLFNLLTGVYPPSSGSIILNNESVGGMKPFRINRKGAARTFQNIRLFTAMTVLDNVKIAFHQHAKHSMFTSMLRLPKHFSGEGEITQKAMDILKIFNLADQFDELAGNMSYGNQRRLEIARALAAGPKLLLLDEPAAGMNPNETRDLMNLIAWIREEFDLTILLIEHDMSLVMGVCDRIYVLDRGMLIADGSPVEIRNNPKVIEAYLGQEA
- a CDS encoding MBL fold metallo-hydrolase, with product MKIQLIRHATLWLEYGGLTFLIDPMLSEQGANPPIINSENDRRNPLVSLPGPAEQWLQPDVLLLTHLHADHWDTAAISMLSRDIPLLCQDGDQAQIAAQGFEHITEINHKHKISNITLTRTKGQHGTGEIGKRMGQVSGFIFQAENEPTLYLTGDTIWCDEVKQALDDNHPELTIINAGGARFLTGGPITMDEQDVVELCSYAPYTSVIAVHMDTINHCLVTRENLRERLEQEALLNRVTLLQDGEWY
- a CDS encoding branched-chain amino acid ABC transporter permease, which translates into the protein MEYFIQQLINGISVGSIYALIALGYTMVYGIIKLINFAHGDVFMVGSFIGLFSAKYFASVGFPPVIVLILSLVISMTVSALLGITIERLAYKPLRRASRIAVLITAIGVSFLLEYTGVYLLGPQAKGFPEIINKHQFHLFGSSVQVDSNQMMTLVTTVVLMIILQYIVHRTKIGKAMRAVSFDMEAAQLMGINVDRTISATFAIGSALAAAAGVIFGMTYNAVDPMMGVLPGLKAFVAAVLGGIGSIPGALVGGLLLGTVETEISSLGYSSWRDGVAFAILILILIFKPSGLFGKNVREKV
- a CDS encoding ABC transporter ATP-binding protein, whose translation is MLTVQGINVYYGAIHAIKDLSITVNEGEIVTLIGANGAGKSTLLKTLSGLLKPKTGSIEFLGKSITNQSIQSIVKQGLIHCPEGRRVFANMSVEENLELGAYLQNSDSLGADFEKVYSTFPRLLERKKQLAGTLSGGEQQMLAMGRAMMGHPKLLLLDEPSMGLAPLLVKDIFRIIQEVNAAGTTVLLVEQNAHQALKVAHRAYVLETGRVVLEGDAKELADSEEIKMAYLGH